In Acinetobacter wuhouensis, the genomic window TTCAGCCAAAGCATTATCGTATGAATCACCGGTCGTACCGACTGATGCTCGTAAATTTGCTGCTTCTAAACGATTGGTATAACGAATGGAAAGATATTGCACACCTCTGTCACTATGATGAATCACGTTCTTTGGCATGCCTCGATCATGCAATGCTTGCTCCAGTGCATCGAGCACCATGTCTGTATTCATCCGTGTTGATACTTTCCATCCAACAATTGCTCGCGAGAACACATCAATAATAAAGGCGGTATAGACCCAGCCTGAATTTGTTTGAATATACGTAAAGTCAGCGACCCACAGCTGGTCAGGGTGATCAGCACTAAAATTGCGTTTCACCAAGTCATCTGCTCGTTTTTGATCATCTCGGCTATGGGTAGTTTGTTTATTCTTACCTCGCCAAACACCTTGTATACCTAGCTTTTGCATCAATCGAGCAACTGTACAGCGTGCAATAATATAGCCTTCACGTTTCAGTTTTTGCCAAACTTTACGTACACCATATCGACCTGAACTTTCCTTCCAAATTCGTTTAATTTGTTCAGCATGATGCAAGTCATGTAGATCTCGCTTTGCTCGATGTTCTGGGTTTTCGCAGAGATCTAGAGTCCGGTAATAGGTTGAGGGTGCGATCGGTAAAATTCTACAAATCGCCTCGACTCCGTACAGCTCTTTATTATTATGGATAAAATCCACCATTATTTGTGTGGGCGGTCGAGTTCCGCCTGGGCGAAAAAAGCGGCTGCTTTACGTAGAATCTCATTGGCGCGTTGCAGTTCTTTATTTTCGCGTTCGAGTTGTTTGATACGTTCTTGGTCTGAAAGCTGCTGTACTTTAACTGGATTTAGTTTATCTAAATATTTTTGATACCAAACACGTAGTGTTTCAGGAGTACAACCTATCTTGGGAGCAATAGCGGTGATCGCAGCCCAATTCGATGGATAATCTTTTTCAGATTCAATCAATAATTGAACCGCTCTTTCTCTGATTTCAGGGGCATATTTTAATTTTGTCATCGGGATAGTCTCTCAGAATATTGACTCTCCGACAAACCCGGTACGGTTCAGTTCCACAATCCTAAAATTTTGAGTGATTGGCTTATCAGTAGTATTTTTCGTTAAGCACTCACTTTATAGGCTTAACAGAATCTTATTCATTGTTTTTACGCAGTACTTTCTGAATTTCGACTTGAGTCAAGGTCACTCCTTCTTTTGTCCAAGTATGCAAGCCATTTAGAACATCAATAAAAATCTTATTTCGCTCAAAATACCCATTTTTATACTTTTCAACCTCCTGATATATCTTAGATTTTGTTACATTATTGTGAAATTTCGTCATATTCCTAATACTATTCTGAATCTCTTTAGGGGTATCATTACTAATATCAATTCCTAACTCTTTAAACGCAGCTAACACCGCACCGCCCAACTCAAATTTACGATGATTTTCAGCGGTCCTTTTTTTACTGACTTCCTTCTTCTGGAGCTGACTCAAATAAAGCTCTAAATCACTCAATTCAAGCTTATGGGCTTTGAAACTCAGATAACGTGTACACATTGTTTTCAAGATATTCGTTTCAGCTGGATCTAAAGTGTCCTTTTGATATCCTTTATATAATTCCAAAAACTTTTCTTCATATTCAGTCTGTCTAGGATTTTTAGACAGATCATCAAACAACAACTGCAATTTTAGATGTTCACGGTAGGGTTTTAATGCCTCTTTCACCAGAATCTGTTGAGCTTCAGACAACATTTCAAAATTAAAGTCTTCAGTTTGTAGTGCAGTAATAACCTGATTTTGAAGTTCAGAACGATCCCTTTTCTCTAAAAGAAACTCAACGAAAGCATGTAACTCTGCTATTTGTAAAAGTTGAGCTGGTCTACCACGCTTTTTTGCTTTTTCTTGGGTCATATCATCTGCCGCCAAATTTTCAGAACTGTTACCGATTTAAATATGGTTTTACCATATTTAAATCGGTCAGTCTGAAAATAATTATTTAAATTAAAAATAAAATTTCTTGAAAAGAATTTTTATTTTTAATTTAAATAATTCGCACTTGACAGTTTCTCCTGATCGGAGAAACTAGTACGCAATGGGGCGATTCCCCCTTGACCCCCTTCAACCGGATTTTTCAGCCATCCAGGCATTCCAAATCCGGGCGGTTTTCATTCCGTTTCACTGCATAAAAACCGATC contains:
- a CDS encoding IS3 family transposase (programmed frameshift) codes for the protein MTKLKYAPEIRERAVQLLIESEKDYPSNWAAITAIAPKIGCTPETLRVWYQKYLDKLNPVKVQQLSDQERIKQLERENKELQRANEILRKAAGFFRPGGTRPPTQIMVDFIHNNKELYGVEAICRILPIAPSTYYRTLDLCENPEHRAKRDLHDLHHAEQIKRIWKESSGRYGVRKVWQKLKREGYIIARCTVARLMQKLGIQGVWRGKNKQTTHSRDDQKRADDLVKRNFSADHPDQLWVADFTYIQTNSGWVYTAFIIDVFSRAIVGWKVSTRMNTDMVLDALEQALHDRGMPKNVIHHSDRGVQYLSIRYTNRLEAANLRASVGTTGDSYDNALAETVNGLYKTEVIEYLKADWQGLADVQLATLNWVDWFNKERVHSALGYVPPFDFEAMYYDKINPLGQVA